A genome region from Polyangiaceae bacterium includes the following:
- a CDS encoding FAD-binding oxidoreductase: protein MTALPEAFVAEVARTFPPDFLSIDPGDLTTYGRDWTKVFDPRPSAIALPRSTREVAQLLALCSAHRVPVVPSGGRTGLAAGAVAARGELVVSLSRMRRMDPVDVLGATVRVEAGAVTEEVHRHAAEHGLTWPVDFASKGSSQVGGNIATNAGGVKVIRYGLTRQWVLGLRVVLASGEVLDLNGALEKNNTGIDLRQLFIGSEGILGIITEATLKLTRLPGQLDVLLFAVPNLEGVLSLFREARKGPFVMTAYEFFTEQCMARVRRHRSVREPLSAPSPYYVLLEVERNDRDALEGWIAELFEREIVTDGTLAQHAGEASAIWALREGISESLSATGMPHKNDIALPIQDLEGFCSELESVFSARYPGWEIAVFGHIGDGNLHVNIMKPDDLEKAAFLSKTHEADHAMFELVRKYHGSISAEHGIGLLKKDYLTYSRSAAEIELMRTIKRAVDPLGIMNPGKVI, encoded by the coding sequence ATGACCGCCCTTCCCGAAGCGTTTGTCGCCGAAGTCGCCCGCACATTTCCGCCCGATTTTCTTTCGATCGATCCTGGCGACTTGACCACGTACGGTCGCGATTGGACGAAAGTCTTCGACCCGCGCCCGTCCGCCATTGCGCTTCCTCGCTCGACGCGAGAAGTGGCGCAACTATTGGCATTGTGCTCGGCGCATCGCGTGCCGGTCGTGCCGTCGGGCGGGCGCACGGGGCTTGCCGCAGGCGCCGTTGCTGCGCGAGGTGAGCTCGTCGTGTCGCTTTCGCGTATGCGTCGCATGGACCCGGTCGACGTGCTGGGAGCGACCGTGCGTGTCGAAGCGGGCGCCGTGACCGAAGAAGTGCATCGGCATGCGGCCGAGCATGGTTTGACCTGGCCCGTAGACTTCGCATCGAAGGGGTCGAGCCAAGTGGGCGGCAACATCGCAACGAATGCGGGAGGCGTGAAGGTCATTCGATATGGTTTGACGCGCCAATGGGTGCTGGGCCTCCGCGTGGTGCTCGCGAGCGGCGAAGTGCTCGATTTGAATGGAGCGCTCGAAAAAAACAACACCGGCATCGATTTGCGTCAGCTCTTCATCGGCAGCGAAGGCATCTTGGGCATCATCACCGAAGCAACATTGAAACTCACGCGTTTGCCCGGACAATTGGACGTGCTTTTGTTTGCCGTGCCGAACCTCGAAGGCGTGTTGTCGCTTTTTCGCGAGGCTCGCAAGGGGCCGTTCGTCATGACCGCATACGAGTTCTTTACGGAACAATGCATGGCGCGTGTGCGCAGGCATCGAAGCGTGCGCGAACCGCTGTCGGCGCCGAGCCCTTATTACGTATTGCTCGAGGTCGAACGCAACGATCGCGACGCGCTGGAAGGCTGGATAGCAGAGCTTTTCGAACGCGAAATCGTGACCGATGGCACGCTCGCGCAACACGCGGGGGAAGCTTCGGCCATTTGGGCCTTGCGCGAAGGCATCAGCGAAAGTTTGAGCGCGACGGGAATGCCACACAAAAATGACATCGCGCTCCCCATTCAGGATCTGGAAGGATTCTGCTCGGAGCTCGAAAGCGTATTTTCGGCGCGTTATCCGGGCTGGGAAATCGCAGTTTTCGGGCACATCGGTGACGGCAACTTGCACGTCAACATCATGAAACCGGACGACCTCGAAAAGGCAGCATTCCTCTCGAAAACGCACGAAGCCGATCACGCCATGTTCGAGCTCGTACGGAAATACCACGGGAGCATTTCGGCCGAGCACGGCATTGGGTTGTTGAAGAAGGATTATTTGACGTATTCGCGATCGGCCGCGGAAATCGAATTGATGCGAACCATCAAGCGGGCTGTGGATCCATTGGGAATCATGAATCCGGGGAAGGTCATTTAG
- a CDS encoding addiction module protein, with translation MPYVLPALPAGFDELPVDQQVDYVQLLWDRIAAQGDRVEVPTWHREVLDERLAKLQTDSDSGQPWEEFESELRAELAHRR, from the coding sequence ATGCCGTATGTTCTCCCAGCACTGCCGGCCGGCTTTGATGAGCTCCCTGTCGATCAACAGGTAGACTACGTGCAGCTCTTGTGGGATCGCATTGCAGCCCAGGGCGATCGAGTCGAGGTACCGACATGGCACCGGGAGGTGCTCGATGAACGCCTTGCCAAACTCCAAACAGACTCGGACAGCGGGCAACCGTGGGAGGAGTTTGAATCAGAACTGCGAGCGGAACTTGCGCACCGTCGATGA
- a CDS encoding type II toxin-antitoxin system RelE/ParE family toxin produces the protein MIRVVIEADAKDDVRQATRYYADREHGLGQRFLDEVRDAISKIREMPLQFPVIDKNVRRALLNRFPYVIYFMLFDKRKASIIAVLHQKRHPSAFDGRVGRGPKRGG, from the coding sequence ATGATTCGCGTCGTCATTGAAGCCGACGCAAAGGATGACGTCCGGCAAGCAACCCGGTACTACGCGGATCGTGAACACGGTCTCGGACAGCGATTTTTGGACGAGGTTCGCGACGCCATCTCGAAAATTCGCGAAATGCCTCTCCAGTTTCCTGTCATCGACAAGAATGTCCGGCGTGCCCTTTTGAATCGATTTCCGTACGTGATTTATTTCATGTTGTTTGACAAGCGCAAAGCATCGATCATCGCGGTACTACACCAGAAGCGCCACCCGAGTGCATTTGATGGTCGCGTTGGTAGAGGTCCGAAGCGAGGAGGATGA
- a CDS encoding DNA adenine methylase, with protein MLETAIRKLPAPIVEPLPSHRPGPLKARGRARPDIREIEPGSARPFVKWVGGKRQLIHELEPRIPTRFNTYHEPFVGGGALFFHLLPERAILADTNERLVRTYLGIRDDVEAVIDLLSSYPHDRDFFMRLRTIDIDSKTNVEVAAWFIYLNRTGFNGLYRVNRSNVYNVPFGDYSNPTICDADNLRKCAIALRHTEIHHASFESVLDRALPGDFVYFDPPYVPLSASSSFTSYTKNGFGMREQEKLRDVARELKARGVRVLLSNSSAPEVYSLYGTDGFELAAVGATRAINCKASGRGVVQELIIR; from the coding sequence ATGCTCGAAACAGCCATTCGCAAGCTTCCGGCACCCATTGTCGAACCTCTTCCGTCGCATCGTCCCGGGCCCCTCAAGGCTCGAGGGCGAGCGCGTCCCGATATTCGAGAAATCGAACCGGGAAGCGCGCGGCCATTCGTCAAGTGGGTGGGTGGTAAACGACAGCTCATTCACGAGCTCGAACCGCGCATTCCGACGCGTTTCAATACGTACCACGAGCCATTCGTCGGCGGTGGCGCGCTGTTTTTCCACCTCTTGCCGGAACGCGCCATTCTGGCCGACACGAACGAACGCCTCGTGCGGACGTATTTGGGTATCCGAGACGACGTCGAGGCCGTGATCGATTTGCTTTCGTCGTATCCGCATGATCGCGACTTTTTCATGCGTTTGCGGACCATCGACATCGACAGCAAGACGAACGTGGAAGTTGCGGCCTGGTTCATTTACTTGAACCGCACGGGCTTCAATGGCTTGTACCGCGTCAATCGGAGCAACGTGTACAACGTGCCGTTTGGCGATTACAGCAATCCCACGATTTGCGACGCGGATAACCTGCGCAAGTGTGCGATTGCGCTCCGTCACACGGAAATTCACCATGCGTCGTTCGAATCGGTGCTCGATCGGGCGCTGCCTGGGGATTTCGTTTACTTCGATCCGCCGTACGTACCGCTTTCGGCCAGCTCGAGCTTCACGTCGTACACGAAGAACGGGTTTGGCATGCGCGAGCAGGAAAAACTGCGGGACGTTGCGCGTGAATTGAAGGCGCGAGGCGTGCGTGTTCTGCTATCGAATTCGTCGGCACCGGAAGTGTATTCGCTTTATGGGACGGACGGATTCGAGCTTGCAGCGGTGGGCGCGACGCGAGCGATCAACTGCAAAGCGTCTGGTCGCGGTGTGGTGCAAGAGCTGATCATTCGGTGA
- the pssA gene encoding CDP-diacylglycerol--serine O-phosphatidyltransferase has translation MIRDFQVADFLTLANGFAGMGSVLASMKYVATTDVTFLQLAFALLPLALVCDFLDGRVARARREVSMLGQELDSLADLVSFGVAPAALAFALGMRGGLDAVALVYFVACGISRLARYNATASSLADETGKVAYFEGTPIPTTLVLVLLFAVLAAMGRIGQALPFGEVQVGPFVLHPIVLLYVVSGSAMISKTLRIPKP, from the coding sequence ATGATTCGAGACTTTCAGGTTGCCGATTTCTTGACTCTTGCAAACGGCTTCGCGGGCATGGGTTCGGTGCTCGCTTCGATGAAGTACGTCGCGACGACCGACGTCACGTTCTTGCAGCTTGCGTTTGCGCTCTTGCCGCTGGCGCTCGTGTGTGACTTCCTCGATGGGCGAGTTGCGCGCGCGCGTCGCGAAGTGTCGATGCTCGGTCAGGAGCTCGATTCGCTTGCGGATTTGGTGTCGTTCGGAGTTGCTCCCGCGGCGCTCGCGTTTGCGCTTGGCATGCGCGGCGGGCTCGATGCCGTGGCGCTCGTGTACTTCGTTGCGTGTGGGATTAGCCGGCTTGCGCGGTACAACGCGACGGCGTCGTCGCTCGCGGATGAAACGGGGAAGGTGGCGTATTTCGAGGGCACGCCGATACCCACGACCTTGGTGCTCGTGCTGCTTTTTGCAGTGCTCGCGGCGATGGGTCGGATCGGACAGGCGCTTCCTTTTGGCGAGGTGCAGGTGGGACCATTCGTCCTTCATCCCATCGTGCTGCTCTATGTGGTGAGCGGCAGCGCGATGATTTCCAAAACGCTTCGCATTCCAAAGCCGTGA
- a CDS encoding VOC family protein produces MAQPIPEGYHSVTPYLALADTAKAIAFYEAALGAKELYRLPMPNGRIGHAEIQIGNSRIMMSDEAPEWGNRSAKSMGGSPIGLCIYTDDVDALAKRFVAAGGKEIRPLANQFYGDRSGIFEDPEGYKWTLAQHIEEVSPEEMQARMAKMGG; encoded by the coding sequence ATGGCACAACCCATCCCTGAAGGTTATCACTCCGTCACCCCCTACCTCGCTCTTGCGGATACCGCCAAAGCCATCGCGTTTTACGAGGCTGCGCTTGGCGCCAAAGAGCTCTACCGGCTTCCCATGCCCAATGGGAGAATCGGACACGCTGAAATCCAGATAGGCAATTCGCGCATCATGATGTCCGACGAGGCGCCCGAATGGGGCAATCGCAGCGCAAAGTCGATGGGAGGCTCGCCCATTGGTCTATGCATTTACACCGACGACGTCGATGCCCTCGCAAAACGGTTTGTCGCAGCAGGCGGAAAGGAAATTCGTCCGCTTGCGAATCAGTTTTACGGGGACCGCAGCGGAATTTTCGAGGACCCGGAAGGGTACAAGTGGACGCTTGCGCAGCACATCGAGGAAGTTTCGCCCGAAGAGATGCAAGCGCGCATGGCGAAAATGGGCGGGTAG
- a CDS encoding S9 family peptidase, with amino-acid sequence MKLSRAAWFVAPTLAALSCSSAPPPPPPAKSPVTTMSPARPALSYPATRKDDVSDIFFSMRVADPYRWLEDGSSPEVSAWVKAQDDLARDELGKLKGREALEAQLRALSYLEFVTPPVRRGGRSFYMRKLATQEKPTLYFRSGDTGSELVLIDAASLSADGSASLGAWEPSRDGKYVAYVVHPNNADAGTIRVRNVATGKDTTADVIEGGKYAYPQWTPKSDGFYYIGLPTDPNIKPADLPGHSEVKFHAVGTPASSDEVLLEKNGDPETELELEVSRDGRFLVVMVLHGGDVSGIKFLDQQNKRAGWVDLVKGYEGSMRAFAHENRIYLRTTEGSPRGRLVVIDPAKPEKANWKDLVPESADAVLEDARVVGGQLALTYLRKASNVIQVHSLDGKKIRDVALPDIGSTSGIFGEPDGDTAYYSFTSFTYPMSIFETKMKTGESKLWYASKAPVDPAPFAVEQVMYPSKDGTQISMFVARRKGAPLDGSSPMLMTGYGGFNISRLPTFSPLLYTWLEAGGSFAMPNLRGGAEYGEEWHRAGMLTNKQNVFDDFIAGAEWLIKQGYTKPERLVAYGASNGGLLVGAVAVQRPELFRAILCGVPVLDMIRYPLFGDGKTWVAEYGSPLDESIFRALLAYSPYHNVKKSSVGYPAFLMLSADADDRVHPMHAWKMTAALQAAQSNDRPILMRVEKHSGHGGADMIKSGVERSVDMIAFAFHMIGQEPKMP; translated from the coding sequence ATGAAGCTCTCGCGCGCAGCATGGTTTGTCGCTCCAACCCTAGCAGCTCTCTCGTGCTCGTCTGCACCGCCGCCTCCACCGCCTGCGAAGTCCCCGGTCACCACGATGTCACCTGCCCGCCCAGCACTTTCGTACCCTGCAACGCGCAAAGACGACGTGTCGGACATCTTCTTCAGCATGCGCGTAGCGGACCCGTATCGATGGCTCGAAGATGGTTCGTCGCCGGAGGTTTCTGCGTGGGTGAAGGCGCAAGATGATTTGGCGCGTGACGAGCTGGGCAAACTGAAGGGCCGCGAAGCGCTCGAGGCACAACTGCGCGCGCTGTCGTATCTCGAATTCGTGACGCCGCCCGTACGCCGCGGTGGACGATCGTTTTACATGCGCAAGCTGGCAACCCAGGAAAAACCCACGCTCTATTTTCGCAGCGGCGACACTGGCTCGGAGCTCGTTTTGATCGATGCGGCGTCGCTCAGCGCCGATGGTTCCGCGTCACTTGGAGCATGGGAGCCTTCGCGTGACGGCAAGTACGTGGCTTATGTCGTTCATCCGAACAATGCCGATGCGGGGACGATTCGCGTGCGAAATGTGGCAACGGGCAAAGACACGACAGCAGACGTGATCGAAGGCGGCAAGTATGCGTATCCGCAGTGGACGCCGAAGAGCGACGGGTTTTACTACATTGGTTTGCCCACGGATCCGAACATCAAGCCTGCCGATCTCCCTGGGCATTCCGAAGTCAAGTTTCATGCGGTAGGAACACCTGCTTCATCGGATGAAGTGCTCCTCGAGAAAAATGGCGATCCAGAAACCGAGCTCGAGCTGGAGGTTTCGCGAGATGGACGATTTCTCGTCGTGATGGTGCTTCATGGCGGCGACGTGAGCGGCATCAAGTTTTTGGATCAGCAGAACAAGCGCGCGGGGTGGGTCGATTTGGTGAAAGGGTACGAAGGTTCGATGCGCGCATTTGCGCACGAGAATCGAATTTACTTGCGGACGACGGAGGGTTCGCCGCGAGGGCGTCTCGTGGTCATTGACCCAGCCAAACCCGAAAAAGCGAATTGGAAGGATCTCGTACCGGAATCGGCGGATGCGGTCTTGGAGGATGCGCGCGTCGTAGGTGGTCAATTGGCCCTCACGTATTTGCGCAAGGCATCGAACGTCATCCAAGTTCATTCGCTCGACGGTAAAAAAATTCGCGATGTGGCATTGCCCGACATTGGTTCGACGAGCGGCATTTTCGGTGAGCCAGACGGAGACACGGCATATTACTCGTTTACGTCGTTCACGTATCCGATGTCGATCTTCGAGACGAAGATGAAAACGGGCGAAAGCAAATTGTGGTATGCATCGAAAGCGCCTGTGGATCCGGCTCCATTCGCGGTCGAGCAGGTCATGTACCCATCGAAGGACGGGACGCAAATATCGATGTTCGTCGCGCGTCGCAAGGGCGCACCGCTCGACGGATCGTCGCCCATGTTGATGACGGGTTATGGGGGGTTCAACATCAGCAGATTGCCGACATTTTCTCCCCTGCTCTATACATGGCTCGAAGCGGGTGGTTCCTTTGCGATGCCGAATTTACGCGGCGGAGCCGAATATGGGGAGGAGTGGCACCGCGCAGGCATGCTGACGAACAAGCAAAACGTGTTCGACGATTTCATTGCCGGCGCGGAATGGCTCATCAAACAAGGATACACCAAACCCGAGCGCCTCGTGGCGTATGGCGCATCGAATGGCGGCCTGCTCGTGGGAGCCGTTGCGGTTCAGCGGCCCGAATTGTTTCGTGCCATTCTTTGCGGAGTCCCGGTGCTCGACATGATCCGCTACCCACTTTTCGGAGACGGCAAAACATGGGTCGCCGAATACGGATCACCGCTCGACGAATCCATTTTTCGAGCGCTCCTTGCTTATTCGCCGTATCACAATGTAAAGAAGTCGAGCGTTGGGTATCCGGCATTTCTGATGCTTTCGGCCGATGCCGATGACCGCGTGCACCCCATGCATGCGTGGAAAATGACGGCTGCGCTGCAAGCGGCTCAATCGAACGATCGGCCCATTCTCATGCGGGTCGAAAAGCATTCGGGTCACGGAGGCGCGGACATGATCAAGAGCGGTGTCGAACGATCGGTCGACATGATCGCGTTTGCGTTTCACATGATTGGACAAGAGCCGAAGATGCCCTAA
- a CDS encoding serine/threonine protein phosphatase has translation MAGRTFAVGDIHGDLDALEKLLANLPPLDEGDTVVFVGDYIDRGPKSAEVIAFLRAFPGQTRAKVVLLRGNHEDGWLRVVERGWPEFTLPQPNGCLATLRSFLGKPQPAEDEGFTKEDFEPLMTGTFFPPDVVEWMRDLLLYYEDEHAIYVHAGLSKGRDGYEHPRDTRKKLALLWCRDKDFVREYRGKLVIFGHTATKYLPEELSDYTPEEKDDVWVGPSVIGIDTRCGKGGFLSCVELPSGQVYESK, from the coding sequence ATGGCTGGACGTACTTTTGCAGTTGGTGACATTCACGGGGATCTCGACGCGCTCGAAAAGTTACTGGCGAACCTACCGCCGCTCGACGAGGGCGACACGGTGGTTTTCGTTGGTGATTACATTGATCGCGGACCCAAATCTGCGGAAGTCATTGCGTTCTTGCGCGCTTTCCCGGGGCAAACTCGCGCCAAGGTCGTGCTTTTGCGCGGCAACCACGAAGACGGCTGGCTTCGGGTCGTCGAACGAGGTTGGCCGGAGTTCACGCTGCCGCAGCCCAATGGTTGTTTGGCCACACTGCGATCGTTCCTTGGCAAACCGCAACCCGCGGAAGACGAAGGTTTTACCAAGGAAGACTTCGAGCCGCTCATGACGGGTACGTTTTTTCCGCCAGACGTCGTGGAATGGATGCGTGATCTACTTTTATATTACGAAGACGAACACGCCATTTATGTGCACGCGGGGCTGAGCAAAGGGCGCGATGGGTACGAACACCCGCGCGATACGCGGAAGAAACTGGCACTTTTGTGGTGTCGCGACAAGGACTTCGTTCGTGAATATCGCGGCAAATTGGTCATCTTCGGGCACACGGCGACGAAGTATTTGCCCGAAGAATTGTCGGATTACACGCCCGAAGAAAAGGACGACGTGTGGGTCGGACCGAGCGTCATCGGAATCGACACGCGGTGCGGCAAGGGCGGGTTCTTGTCTTGTGTGGAATTGCCGTCGGGGCAGGTTTACGAATCGAAGTGA
- a CDS encoding peptidylglycine alpha-amidating monooxygenase encodes MRRVFPSGLWLIPILVWGCGGGGSAVPGGGGGSGGSGGSGSGSSDFPCDVKDIVVAKCQGCHSAQPIYGATMPLMTPADFAAPAKSDPSKKVAELASVRIHDAVKPMPPPPTGPLDAGSLETLDAWLAAGAPAGDKDSCNTTSSSSGSSSSGGLPLSCTPDIQIRGKSAWTMPKSVGDEYVCVGADVVVAEKRHITAVAPVIDNEVIVHHILLYEVDSSYSSTPTPCGAGGPANGRLVSVWAPGGQALEFPPEAGMPLEGTKHYVMQMHYSNLMQLDGQTDLSGFDLCTTTNLRPNEADIMAFGTVNINIPAHGESDRTCDLTVPTFVPQINVFYSMPHMHKLGTIISGEVTHAGGGIVELANRNPWSFDDQYWDKVQTTIGPNDKVRVRCAWQNPTAQSVGFGEQTEDEMCYMFVAYYPRITLPMWNWGAAAAASQCVNTP; translated from the coding sequence ATGCGAAGAGTTTTTCCTTCAGGCTTGTGGCTGATTCCCATCTTGGTATGGGGCTGCGGCGGAGGCGGCTCCGCAGTTCCCGGAGGTGGAGGCGGTAGCGGAGGCTCGGGCGGAAGCGGTAGCGGTTCCTCCGATTTCCCGTGTGATGTCAAGGATATCGTCGTCGCGAAGTGCCAGGGCTGCCATTCGGCGCAGCCAATCTACGGCGCGACCATGCCGCTCATGACCCCGGCCGATTTCGCCGCGCCCGCAAAGAGCGACCCCTCGAAAAAGGTCGCCGAGCTCGCAAGCGTGCGCATTCACGATGCGGTAAAACCCATGCCGCCACCTCCCACGGGGCCGCTCGATGCCGGATCGCTCGAAACGCTCGATGCGTGGCTCGCAGCAGGCGCTCCAGCAGGCGACAAGGATTCGTGCAACACGACGAGCAGCAGCTCGGGAAGCAGCAGCAGCGGCGGTTTGCCCCTGTCGTGCACGCCGGATATACAAATTCGAGGCAAGTCCGCTTGGACCATGCCCAAGTCCGTCGGTGATGAGTACGTGTGTGTTGGTGCCGATGTCGTCGTGGCCGAAAAACGGCACATTACCGCCGTCGCGCCCGTCATCGACAACGAAGTGATTGTGCATCACATCCTCCTCTACGAAGTGGATTCGTCGTACAGCTCGACGCCGACGCCTTGCGGCGCAGGCGGTCCAGCCAATGGGCGACTCGTCAGCGTGTGGGCTCCAGGAGGACAAGCGCTCGAATTCCCGCCTGAAGCCGGCATGCCGCTCGAAGGCACCAAGCACTACGTGATGCAAATGCATTACTCGAACTTGATGCAGCTCGACGGACAAACCGATCTCAGCGGATTCGACTTGTGCACCACGACAAACCTGCGGCCCAACGAAGCCGACATCATGGCGTTTGGCACGGTGAACATCAACATTCCGGCGCACGGCGAATCCGACCGTACGTGCGACTTGACCGTGCCGACGTTCGTGCCGCAGATCAACGTGTTCTATTCGATGCCGCACATGCACAAGCTCGGCACGATCATCTCCGGCGAAGTCACCCACGCGGGCGGCGGCATCGTAGAGCTCGCGAATCGGAATCCGTGGAGTTTCGATGATCAGTATTGGGACAAGGTACAGACGACCATCGGCCCCAACGACAAAGTGCGAGTGCGGTGCGCTTGGCAAAATCCCACGGCGCAAAGCGTGGGATTCGGCGAACAGACCGAGGACGAAATGTGCTACATGTTCGTCGCGTATTACCCGCGCATCACGCTTCCGATGTGGAATTGGGGTGCGGCTGCCGCGGCGTCTCAATGCGTGAATACGCCCTGA
- a CDS encoding DUF4199 domain-containing protein, with protein MSSYLYEARYGLAVAFALLVWITLEYQVGLHTTHIASHSIVTNFFAIIPIYLMWRALKHRRDVLEGGQVLWWQGITSGMVISVVAGALAAPTMWFFTKFINPGFYQAMIDFAVASGEKREIAEANFHPTVYAIQSTLSPVIMGFLTSVILTAIARFQVERRTKSAANPS; from the coding sequence ATGTCGTCGTATCTTTATGAAGCTCGTTATGGTCTCGCGGTCGCATTTGCGCTGCTCGTATGGATCACGCTCGAGTATCAGGTGGGATTGCACACGACGCATATTGCATCCCATTCGATCGTCACGAATTTTTTTGCCATCATTCCCATTTACCTCATGTGGCGGGCGCTGAAGCATCGGCGCGACGTGCTCGAAGGGGGTCAAGTGTTATGGTGGCAAGGTATCACGTCGGGCATGGTCATATCGGTGGTCGCGGGAGCCTTGGCTGCTCCGACGATGTGGTTCTTCACGAAGTTCATCAATCCTGGATTTTACCAGGCAATGATTGATTTTGCGGTCGCATCGGGAGAAAAACGCGAAATCGCAGAAGCGAACTTCCATCCGACGGTTTATGCCATCCAATCGACACTGAGCCCCGTGATCATGGGATTTTTGACCTCGGTCATCTTGACGGCGATCGCGCGCTTTCAGGTCGAGCGCAGAACCAAATCTGCCGCGAATCCGAGCTGA
- a CDS encoding acyltransferase family protein, giving the protein MSLFIDPEIAARVDRLELPWNSYGCDPYGASKDYIARGFTALQVLYRHYFKVGIEGIEYVPSRGRAMLVGNHSGGVALDGIMVIASCFFEKEPPRLAQGMAEKFMARAPFMGLWSTRCGQLTGLVETAEHLLADERLLMIFPEGARGTAKLYPERNSLVHFGSGFMRLAMKTKTPIIPFGFVGGGEAIPTIANSVTLGRLIGAPYVPITPWGLAVPAPARLELTYSEPMMFDGSGTEEDEVIEGYVEQVKQRIAGLIEMGRQRRRKALSWSGGTEESSTFTFDGKNGEQR; this is encoded by the coding sequence GTGTCCCTCTTCATCGATCCGGAAATTGCCGCACGCGTCGATCGTCTCGAGCTCCCCTGGAACAGCTACGGCTGCGATCCCTACGGCGCCTCGAAAGACTACATTGCTCGGGGTTTTACCGCGCTCCAAGTGCTCTACCGGCATTACTTCAAGGTCGGTATCGAAGGGATCGAATACGTTCCCAGCCGAGGTCGCGCGATGCTCGTGGGCAACCACTCGGGCGGCGTTGCGCTCGATGGGATCATGGTCATTGCCTCATGCTTCTTCGAGAAGGAACCTCCACGGTTGGCCCAAGGCATGGCGGAAAAGTTCATGGCTCGGGCGCCGTTCATGGGTCTTTGGTCGACACGCTGCGGTCAGCTCACGGGCCTGGTCGAAACGGCCGAGCATCTTCTGGCGGACGAACGACTGCTCATGATTTTCCCCGAAGGCGCCCGCGGAACGGCCAAACTTTACCCCGAGCGCAATTCGCTCGTGCATTTCGGTTCGGGTTTCATGCGCCTTGCAATGAAAACCAAGACGCCAATCATTCCCTTCGGATTCGTCGGCGGAGGCGAAGCCATTCCCACGATTGCCAATTCCGTGACGCTCGGAAGGCTGATTGGGGCGCCGTATGTGCCCATTACGCCGTGGGGCCTCGCTGTACCAGCTCCGGCACGTTTGGAATTGACGTACAGTGAACCGATGATGTTCGACGGATCGGGGACCGAGGAAGACGAAGTCATCGAAGGGTACGTCGAACAGGTCAAGCAGCGCATTGCGGGGCTCATCGAAATGGGCAGACAGCGGCGGCGCAAAGCTCTTTCGTGGTCCGGCGGCACCGAAGAATCATCCACGTTCACGTTTGACGGGAAAAACGGAGAGCAACGATGA
- a CDS encoding SDR family oxidoreductase, whose translation MRVLIPGIAGVLGQRVAKRLLEHGHEVIGIDRRPWRNAPDGIELHDVDIRKRAAEDVFRKRRPEAVIHMATVTHLVERTEERFRINLGGTRAVFEHCRDWGVEHAIFVGRHTYYGAAADSPLYHVEEDPPMAVTTFPELSDLVAADLYACTALWRIPNLVTTVLRMVYTLGPTGHGTLATFLRNKRVPMVLGFDPLFHFMHEEDVTTAICLALEKRVQGVYNVAGPAPVPLSVIVKGAGRAAVPLPEAVFRAMLGRFGLPKLPPGALAHIKYPVVVDGSAFRKATGFQHEMPEMRCIRDYRDAFPIHD comes from the coding sequence ATGAGGGTTCTCATTCCCGGCATTGCAGGCGTGCTCGGGCAACGCGTAGCGAAGCGGCTGCTCGAACACGGGCACGAAGTCATCGGCATCGATCGCCGGCCGTGGAGAAACGCGCCCGATGGGATCGAGCTGCACGACGTCGACATTCGCAAGCGCGCGGCAGAGGACGTTTTTCGCAAACGGCGCCCCGAAGCGGTCATTCATATGGCCACCGTCACGCATTTGGTGGAACGCACCGAAGAACGTTTTCGCATCAATTTGGGAGGCACCCGCGCGGTTTTCGAACATTGTCGAGATTGGGGCGTCGAGCACGCGATATTCGTTGGACGTCATACGTATTATGGTGCCGCCGCGGATTCGCCTCTTTACCACGTCGAAGAGGATCCGCCGATGGCGGTGACGACGTTTCCCGAACTTTCGGACCTCGTCGCAGCAGATCTTTATGCGTGCACGGCGCTTTGGCGCATTCCCAACCTCGTGACGACCGTGCTGCGCATGGTGTACACGCTCGGCCCGACGGGGCACGGAACATTGGCGACGTTCTTACGAAACAAGCGCGTTCCGATGGTGCTCGGCTTTGATCCTCTTTTTCATTTCATGCATGAAGAGGACGTGACGACGGCGATCTGTTTGGCGCTCGAAAAGCGTGTGCAAGGCGTGTACAACGTCGCGGGACCAGCGCCCGTACCGCTATCGGTGATCGTCAAGGGAGCCGGGCGAGCTGCCGTGCCGCTTCCGGAAGCGGTTTTTCGCGCAATGCTCGGGCGGTTTGGCTTGCCAAAGCTGCCGCCTGGCGCGCTGGCCCATATCAAGTATCCAGTGGTCGTGGACGGATCGGCGTTCCGCAAAGCAACGGGGTTTCAGCACGAAATGCCCGAAATGCGGTGCATTCGCGATTATCGCGATGCGTTTCCGATACACGATTGA